From the genome of Bacteroides sp. MSB163, one region includes:
- a CDS encoding chromate transporter, with product MNIYLEAFGLFSKIGVFTIGGGYAMVPLIEEEIVEKRKWIAKDDFIDLLAISQSTPGILAVNISIFIGYKLRGIRGSLVTTLGTILPSFFIILAIALFFHNFKDNTVVERIFKGIRPAVVALIAAPTFSMAKSAKINRYNVWIPIVSALIIWLLDFSPIWVIIIAGVGGYLYGRLHHPNVES from the coding sequence ATGAATATTTATTTAGAGGCATTCGGCCTTTTTTCTAAAATAGGAGTTTTCACTATCGGAGGTGGCTATGCCATGGTGCCACTCATAGAGGAAGAAATTGTGGAGAAACGAAAGTGGATCGCCAAAGACGATTTTATAGACTTACTTGCCATTTCCCAATCGACTCCCGGCATTCTTGCGGTTAACATTTCTATTTTCATAGGATATAAACTACGGGGAATTCGTGGTAGCCTGGTGACTACTTTAGGTACTATATTGCCATCATTCTTCATTATTCTTGCCATTGCTTTATTCTTCCATAACTTCAAAGACAATACAGTTGTAGAGCGCATTTTCAAGGGCATCCGCCCGGCAGTAGTCGCACTGATTGCCGCTCCTACATTCAGTATGGCGAAATCAGCAAAAATCAACCGTTACAATGTCTGGATACCCATTGTATCCGCACTGATCATCTGGTTGTTGGACTTCTCTCCTATCTGGGTAATCATCATCGCCGGTGTAGGTGGATACCTGTACGGACGGTTACACCATCCCAATGTTGAAAGTTAG